In the Pocillopora verrucosa isolate sample1 chromosome 4, ASM3666991v2, whole genome shotgun sequence genome, gcagctaattttgcagtttaggataacttcattctaatatattgttacagttacaacaggattttaattaaaaaatcagttttgtttaactgtaattaaccccttcactcccaagagtgcttggttttcaaatataatttaagatattgaattttatggaaaagaatcaacagattttattcacaatttgtgtcaaaccaaatttaatgattgattaggactatattatatgaatagctgtaattgaggattaaaccatatgaagttttcaagaaaagaaaaataaatcaaattccatcctaatattactacatgttgatattaataattaatcaaaaatattttacatgtaaaccttaatgaagcttgtaaataaatttcattgaatacttgaattttagctgggttttttttaatttaaagtatttattttatatcattaacCTCAAATGTTtacttaaaattcccagtaattcttaaacattcctagaaattcctaggaattttttaaatttacagcttttcagggaaagtcattggtgctCTGAGTGGCTATagacttggaatttctgggaatttctgggaatttctaggaatttctaggtatttctaggtttttagaaccagagttgttatggttgggaattcccaGTCTGAATataccgtgaaaattcacaaaaatcCATTTTGCAAAGGCAACTAGATAGTTTTGCATACCTGTGAGCTCTCTCCGTCCACATCACAATCTCTTACTAACTGTAACATTTATGGTTGTCAGTGAGTTGTGAAGTAGAGGGAAAAAACAGTAAAGTAGATGGCAAATTTCATGATTACCAGCTCTTATTGAAACTTCTGAACATGTGCGATTGCTGCCTCTAAAAGCTGAAATCATTGGAATGTATGAAGCccaattttttaacattatttacCTAGTATGATTTACCTATCATAGTGGAACCATATTCTTGCCTCCTAACAAATTTAGGCATGTCTTGTCAAATTTAATAGTAAAATTGTGGAATACTCCAACTTCATAAACTTGCTCAAAGTAGTGTGATCATCACAACAAGTGTTCCTTTTTGTTAATCAGATGTGAAGCCCTCAAATATTTTAGTAAACTCCTGTGGTGAAATCAAGCTCTGTGACTTTGGAGTTAGTGGACAGTTAATTGACTCAATGGCAAATTCTTTTGTTGGCACACGATCTTACATGTcggtaaggagaatatgttgATAAGTGAATGGTAGTTTTGGTATTATGTACtaaaagaaattacatgtttCTAACCTTTATACCTCCTTGGAATGACCAATGAGTAATTtttccttaccatatcaatagCATTTCAACCAAAGAGGTGACAATGAGAGAGAAAATATCATCTgggggatattgtttgattcaagaccaaattctcatagCTAGAATTATGATAAGTGTATAGCACACTGTTAGGTGAATTGACagtgagattttgggagtgaaagggttaaaatgtaaCAGTTAAAATCCAACATGGAAGctaagaaaacaagaaaacaatccACAGACAAGTTAAACTGAGGTGGAAAATGCATGATAAGGAAGGCTTAAAGATGTTTCTGATACTCGAAAGGAGATACATGGTACATGTATGTCATTCATAGTTTGAGTAAGTTCTGCAACctagaaaatttccttttaatcaaataaaccTTAGAGATTATTTTGTCCAAGTGCATGAACTCTGAAAAGTAAGAATAAGCCATGAAAAGAGAACTTAAGATACAGAAGATTCACCTTATTTGCAATTAATCTTTGACATTTTAAATTCTCAGCCTGAAAGACTTCAAGGAGCTAACTACACAGTTCAATCTGACATTTGGAGTTTTGGATTATCATTGATTGAGATGGCAATTGGAAGGTATCCAATTCCACCAcctgaagaaaaccaaaaaagcACAAGTCCATCACATTTAAAGAGAATACCTCCAGGAACAAGGCCACCCAGTGGTGTGAGCAATGATGCAAGGCCAATGGCGATATTTGAATTACTGGACTATATTGTGAATGAGGTGATGCCAAAAGTCTTAACAGTAAACTGATGAAAGTCGTGTGAAtcaatttttaaggaatttaTCTTGCGAGTTAGTTAGAGGATGTGCATAAAATTTGTGTAAACAGAGTAAGCAAGTTGAATTGCTTTTCTTCCCTCCATTGTTCTGACTAACCAAATGTTTGAGTAACATATTGTAAAGCGCTTAGAACAGGACTGGATAAGCGCTATATAAgtagttttattatttattattattatattggtTGATCAGTTTGATCTCCTAATAATATCTTTGGAGAAGCGTGCATTTCTGTGTTGATGTAAAGTTTGCAGCAAGTTCAGGATTGCTGCATTGTGTAATCATCTCCTTTACTGCTGGGAAAATCTTTGTAGAAACTATGGTATATTATTGAAGAATGGTATATTATTGTCACTGAAGTTATACATGTTTGTTCTTTATTGGATAGCCTCCTCCCCAGCTACCACCAGAGCAATTTTCAGAAGAGTTTTGTGAGTTTGTCAACAAATGGTAGGCAATGTTTCCCACACTCTTCCATATGATGGTTATGAATAATAGTTATTATCGGACGTACCGCGAAAAGCGTAACAGAATTACTTATTTTTTCCGGGCGCCATATATGGTGCTGGTAGTTGGTAGAATTTCTACAGTGACGTCACTTTCCTACAAGCAAATAGGCATGGCTGCTAAGCTGATTTAATGGGCGGGCCGCGCGAAATTGAACTGCTGATTCCGTCGGCGGATTTATCGGCAGAAGTCGGAAATGACGGAGGTTTCTGCGAGTTCTTCTGCTAGTGATAATCCCAGGGTATgtattcatttgatatttatgTTATCTTCGGCATTtcaatgtttcaattttttaagcTAAGCATACCTACTGAAAGCTTGAACTTAATCGTATTCGACTATTCCAGTCGCTGTTTTCGCTCGATATAGTCGCTCTCCTTGTCACCATCTCCGAAACTTATCGTTCGAAACTTATCATCTTCGAAATTTATCGTTCTTTTTCCCGATAACTTTCAGCTGGAATTTAGTAGGAGCCCTGATGATACTTGCGTTTCGTACGATTTTCGACTGTGAAGTGTGAAATTAATCACAATCGCCACTTTTATCTGTATCAACGCTACagaaacttttttgttttgcttgtaaGATAACTGTGACGACGCTTCAAGTTTTCGTGAATCTTTTGTATAACTGATGTCTCTCGAGTGATATTACATGTTAAGTATCAATAATATGAGGGCATACATACACGGACTTTACACGCATTTTATGCATATGTAAAGTGCTACAACACGATATCGGAATTGAAGCCTATTTAAGCATTAACTACCAGAGGATAATCGTTCATTGTCAAACTTGGACATAAATGTTTAGGGGAGTAAGTTGTGGTATATCCAGATGCACTGGAGATCAGGACATTCTAGAAAACAGCTAAATCTCACAGTAATCTATTTCAATCTGTTTCAGTCTTGTTAAGAATCCTTCAGAAAGAGCTAACCTCAAAGTGTTAATGGTAAGTTCTGTATGCTatggaaaacatttattttaaaataaacttggaaCTTTTCTTAGGAATTTTACAATAGCATCATGATTTTACCTTTTGAAATGGCAGCAAACCTCACCTTCAGTATGGCATGTAAAGGCAGCATTGAGTTccaaacagaaaagtgaataaTTCATGGCCTGTATGAGGGGTAACAGGTGATGGGTGAGCATCCTATCCAGAGATTGGGCTTATAAGGCAGATTTGTGGTTACACAATTTTACTGTAGAACATTTTGCCAAAGAACGGAACAACCTAGAAACATAAACTTCCCCTTCTACATTTGAAACTCTGCTGGGTCTTTCATCTAACCAGTTACTTTGCCCAAATATGAAACTGAAGGATTTAACCCTTAATGCCCCAAAATCAGTATACACTTTCTCCATGGTgctctctgtacatttcctatagtactgagaaaatttatttaacaatcaagaacctCTCAAGTTggttattatttcttttatcatcatgaccttactgtttgccTCAAGAGTGATACAGTGGAGTGAAactggatgctagtcactcttagagattaaagggttaaggctactttatttttaaaaaaggtggAAAACCAAAAGTGTCACCAATAGCCCCATCCAGAAATGAGTTATACTTTTACCAGTATTGTTTATGAGATTAGCTGTAAGTTGGACAAAGGTAGTTTTCTTTTTGGCTCTGGTGATGGTGAGGTATTTGGTGGTTGAGTGATGTGTTATTTTGTTCATGTTGGGTGGAGTCTACATTGGTTTTAAAA is a window encoding:
- the LOC136280418 gene encoding dual specificity mitogen-activated protein kinase kinase 1-like, which codes for MKGFRRRWSFLSRTAACHGSDIDDNTKRSCDKKNYFGQNIMDGDSLDQILKKADLVHEDILGVITIAVRTNFKGLSYLRDNHNIIHRDVKPSNILVNSCGEIKLCDFGVSGQLIDSMANSFVGTRSYMSPERLQGANYTVQSDIWSFGLSLIEMAIGRYPIPPPEENQKSTSPSHLKRIPPGTRPPSGVSNDARPMAIFELLDYIVNEPPPQLPPEQFSEEFCEFVNKCLVKNPSERANLKVLMDHVFIKISESKKVDFAGWVCSVAGL